One region of Cottoperca gobio chromosome 19, fCotGob3.1, whole genome shotgun sequence genomic DNA includes:
- the nrap gene encoding nebulin-related-anchoring protein isoform X1 — protein MQSCARCGFVVYPAEKINCIDQNWHKACFHCDVCKMMLTANNFVSHKKRPYCSVHNPRNNTFTSVYETPVNINAKKQSKASSELKYREDGERFMSTFHQDMRTMELEKACQATQMASQAFQSQSEFSQQQTWYSGNVSNQEIVTMSQAQKSISDMTYSEEYEESKGKGSFPAMITPGYQAAKTANTLASSLEYKKGHEERVSKYTTFVDPPEVLLAKKQGQIVSDYAYTEEYEQQKGKGSFPAHLTPGYMMSKKAGEQASDIKYRQMYEQEMRGKASSEAALAEAVHARENAENFSQIAYTEQYEQQRGKGSFPAMITPGYHLAKKAQENASNLKYKKDLSKMKGTSHFHSLTSEDNLALMNARKINKIVSEVEYKKDLENTKGHSINFCETPQFQNVAKIAKFTSDNKYKEKYKSDMKGHYEDSGIDKRTMHAMKARKLASDISYKQGGEQEPGEYNYPATLTPGYQSQRKLDPLKDKNYRQHIDQVKYSQATDTPEIILARKNSQLVSNLNYKKGYEKTKHQYTLSHDLPQIKTAKANAALCSEIKYKEEWEKNKSKACDIGVDDLSVKAAKASRDLASNIKYKETYMKNKEKAVGFNMSDSKTLHSLQVSKINNDIAYRKGSKESQAQYSLPLDMINLSHAKKSQALASDLDYRTKLHDYTAMPDDIKIQQAKKAYSLQSEHQYRSDLSWMKGVGWETQGCLNIAQAKKAGDMLSDTKYRQKADSIRFTQVADNISMEHAKKSQELQSHLAYKADTEQMIHKYTMTKDEPLFRQAKSNADLLSAKVYKSNWEKQREKGFELRLDSLSILTAKAKRDLASDVKYKEKYEKNKGKVIGIKSVSDDSGMAHSAMATKLQSDRHYKKDYEDTKTKYNVHLDMLNINLSHDKKAQGLATETNYRTFLHDYTTLSTDMNVAWAKKAYDLQSDKLYRSDLNWMKGVGWEAAKSLDVQQAKKAGALLSEVTSNPMTQNALLKSAAG, from the exons ATGCAGTCCTGTGCCAGGTGTGGGTTTGTGGTCTACCCAGCTGAGAAGATCAACTGCATTGACCAG AACTGGCATAAAGCGTGTTTTCACTGTGACGTCTGTAAGATGATGCTCACCGCCAATAACTTTGTCAGCCACAAGAAGAGGCCATACTGCTCTGT ACACAATCCCAGGAACAACACATTCACAAGCGTCTATGAGACCCCCGTCAACATCAATGCAAAGAAGCAAAGCAAGGCGAGCAGTGAG CTGAAGTATCGCGAAGATGGCGAGCGCTTTATGTCAACCTTCCACCAAGACATGAGGACcatggagctggagaaggcttGCCAAGCCACGCAGATGGCCAGCCAG GCCTTTCAGTCTCAGTCTGAGTTCTCACAGCAGCAGACGTGGTACTCAGGCAATGTGAGCAACCAGGAGATAGTTACAATGTCTCAGGCCCAGAAGAGCATCAGCGAT ATGACGTACTCAGAAGAATATGAGGAGTCGAAAGGGAAAGGCAGCTTCCCTGCCATGATAACACCAGGTTACCAGGCTGCTAAGACAGCCAATACTTTGGCCAGCAGC CTGGAATATAAAAAAGGACACGAGGAGAGAGTTTCAAAGTACACCACGTTTGTTGACCCCCCGGAGGTTCTTCTGGCCAAGAAACAAGGACAAATTGTTAGCGAT TATGCCTACACAGAAGAGTATGAGCAGCAGAAAGGTAAAGGTAGCTTTCCTGCACATCTTACACCTGGATACATGATGTCAAAGAAGGCTGGTGAGCAGGCCAGTGAT ATAAAGTATCGTCAGATGTATGAACAGGAGATGAGGGGTAAAGCCAGCTCTGAGGCAGCCTTAGCTGAAGCTGTTCACGCCAGAGAAAATGCAGAGAACTTTAGCCAG ATTGCCTATACTGAGCAGTATGAGCAGCAACGAGGCAAAGGAAGTTTCCCCGCCATGATCACTCCTGGTTATCATCTTGCAAAGAAAGCTCAGGAAAATGCTAGCAAT CTAAAATACAAGAAGGACTTGAGCAAGATGAAGGGCACCTCACACTTCCACAGCCTGACGTCCGAAGACAACCTGGCTCTAATGAACGCCCGGAAGATCAACAAGATTGTCAGCGAG GTGGAGTATAAGAAGGACTTGGAGAACACCAAAGGTCACAGCATCAACTTCTGTGAGACACCACAGTTTCAAAATGTTGCTAAAATCGCCAAGTTCACAAGTGAT aacaaatacaaagagaagTACAAGAGCGACATGAAGGGCCACTATGAAGACTCAGGAATCGATAAGAGAACCATGCATGCCATGAAAGCCAGGAAATTGGCTAGTGAT ATTTCTTACAAACAAGGCGGTGAGCAGGAGCCGGGTGAATACAACTACCCAGCCACCCTCACGCCAGGATACCAAAGCCAAAGAAAACTGGACCCACTGAAAGAC AAGAACTACAGGCAACACATCGACCAGGTCAAGTACAGTCAAGCAACAGACACACCTGAGATTATTTTAGCGAGGAAAAATAGTCAGCTTGTCAGCAAT CTAAATTACAAAAAAGGCTATGAAAAGACCAAACATCAGTACACACTGTCCCATGACCTTCCCCAAATCAAAACAGCCAAAGCCAATGCTGCCTTGTGCAGTGAG ATTAAATATAAGGAGGAGTGGGAGAAAAACAAGTCTAAAGCCTGCGACATCGGCGTGGACGACCTGAGTGTCAAAGCAGCTAAGGCGTCCCGTGACCTCGCCAGTAAT ATTAAATACAAAGAGACCTACATGAAGAACAAGGAAAAGGCAGTGGGGTTCAACATGAGCGACTCCAAGACTCTGCACTCTCTTCAAGTGTCCAAGATAAACAATGAT ATTGCATACAGGAAGGGTTCCAAGGAGAGCCAGGCCCAGTACAGCCTTCCTCTGGACATGATCAACCTGAGCCACGCCAAAAAGTCTCAGGCCCTCGCCAGCGACCTGGATTATCGCACAAAGCTGCACGACTACACCGCCATGCCGGATGACATCAAGATCCAGCAGGCCAAAAAGGCTTATTCCCTGCAAAGCGAG CACCAGTATCGCTCAGATCTGAGCTGGATGAAAGGAGTGGGCTGGGAGACTCAAGGATGTTTGAACATTGCCCAGGCCAAGAAGGCTGGAGATATGCTTAGTGAT ACTAAATACCGTCAGAAGGCAGACAGCATCAGGTTCACACAGGTGGCGGACAATATATCCATGGAACACGCCAAGAAGAGCCAGGAACTGCAGAGCCAC CTGGCGTAcaaagcagacacagagcagatgaTACACAAGTACACCATGACAAAAGATGAGCCCCTCTTCAGACAAGCAAAGTCTAACGCTGACCTTCTTAGTGCG aAAGTGTACAAGAGCAACTGggagaagcagagggaaaaGGGCTTCGAGCTGCGCTTGgactctctctctattctcacCGCTAAAGCCAAAAGAGACCTGGCCAGTGAT GTCAAATACAAGGAGAagtatgagaaaaacaaaggcaAGGTGATTGGCATTAAGTCCGTCAGCGATGACTCTGGGATGGCCCACTCTGCTATGGCCACCAAACTACAGAGTGACCGCCACTACAAGAAGGACTATGAGGACACTAAGACCAAATACAA CGTTCATCTGGATATGCTGAACATTAACCTGAGCCATGACAAGAAGGCTCAAGGCCTGGCCACCGAGACCAACTACAGGACTTTCCTCCACGATTACACGACTCTGTCGACTGACATGAACGTGGCCTGGGCTAAGAAGGCCTATGATCTACAGAGCGAT aAACTGTACAGATCAGATCTGAACTGGATGAAGGGCGTCGGCTGGGAGGCTGCAAAGTCTCTGGATGTCCAGCAGGCGAAGAAAGCCGGGGCACTCCTCAGCGAGGTAACCTCAAACCCTATGACCCAGAATGCACTGCTGAAATCAGCTGCAGGTTAA
- the nrap gene encoding nebulin-related-anchoring protein isoform X2, with the protein MQSCARCGFVVYPAEKINCIDQNWHKACFHCDVCKMMLTANNFVSHKKRPYCSVHNPRNNTFTSVYETPVNINAKKQSKASSEAFQSQSEFSQQQTWYSGNVSNQEIVTMSQAQKSISDMTYSEEYEESKGKGSFPAMITPGYQAAKTANTLASSLEYKKGHEERVSKYTTFVDPPEVLLAKKQGQIVSDYAYTEEYEQQKGKGSFPAHLTPGYMMSKKAGEQASDIKYRQMYEQEMRGKASSEAALAEAVHARENAENFSQIAYTEQYEQQRGKGSFPAMITPGYHLAKKAQENASNLKYKKDLSKMKGTSHFHSLTSEDNLALMNARKINKIVSEVEYKKDLENTKGHSINFCETPQFQNVAKIAKFTSDNKYKEKYKSDMKGHYEDSGIDKRTMHAMKARKLASDISYKQGGEQEPGEYNYPATLTPGYQSQRKLDPLKDKNYRQHIDQVKYSQATDTPEIILARKNSQLVSNLNYKKGYEKTKHQYTLSHDLPQIKTAKANAALCSEIKYKEEWEKNKSKACDIGVDDLSVKAAKASRDLASNIKYKETYMKNKEKAVGFNMSDSKTLHSLQVSKINNDIAYRKGSKESQAQYSLPLDMINLSHAKKSQALASDLDYRTKLHDYTAMPDDIKIQQAKKAYSLQSEHQYRSDLSWMKGVGWETQGCLNIAQAKKAGDMLSDTKYRQKADSIRFTQVADNISMEHAKKSQELQSHLAYKADTEQMIHKYTMTKDEPLFRQAKSNADLLSAKVYKSNWEKQREKGFELRLDSLSILTAKAKRDLASDVKYKEKYEKNKGKVIGIKSVSDDSGMAHSAMATKLQSDRHYKKDYEDTKTKYNVHLDMLNINLSHDKKAQGLATETNYRTFLHDYTTLSTDMNVAWAKKAYDLQSDKLYRSDLNWMKGVGWEAAKSLDVQQAKKAGALLSEVTSNPMTQNALLKSAAG; encoded by the exons ATGCAGTCCTGTGCCAGGTGTGGGTTTGTGGTCTACCCAGCTGAGAAGATCAACTGCATTGACCAG AACTGGCATAAAGCGTGTTTTCACTGTGACGTCTGTAAGATGATGCTCACCGCCAATAACTTTGTCAGCCACAAGAAGAGGCCATACTGCTCTGT ACACAATCCCAGGAACAACACATTCACAAGCGTCTATGAGACCCCCGTCAACATCAATGCAAAGAAGCAAAGCAAGGCGAGCAGTGAG GCCTTTCAGTCTCAGTCTGAGTTCTCACAGCAGCAGACGTGGTACTCAGGCAATGTGAGCAACCAGGAGATAGTTACAATGTCTCAGGCCCAGAAGAGCATCAGCGAT ATGACGTACTCAGAAGAATATGAGGAGTCGAAAGGGAAAGGCAGCTTCCCTGCCATGATAACACCAGGTTACCAGGCTGCTAAGACAGCCAATACTTTGGCCAGCAGC CTGGAATATAAAAAAGGACACGAGGAGAGAGTTTCAAAGTACACCACGTTTGTTGACCCCCCGGAGGTTCTTCTGGCCAAGAAACAAGGACAAATTGTTAGCGAT TATGCCTACACAGAAGAGTATGAGCAGCAGAAAGGTAAAGGTAGCTTTCCTGCACATCTTACACCTGGATACATGATGTCAAAGAAGGCTGGTGAGCAGGCCAGTGAT ATAAAGTATCGTCAGATGTATGAACAGGAGATGAGGGGTAAAGCCAGCTCTGAGGCAGCCTTAGCTGAAGCTGTTCACGCCAGAGAAAATGCAGAGAACTTTAGCCAG ATTGCCTATACTGAGCAGTATGAGCAGCAACGAGGCAAAGGAAGTTTCCCCGCCATGATCACTCCTGGTTATCATCTTGCAAAGAAAGCTCAGGAAAATGCTAGCAAT CTAAAATACAAGAAGGACTTGAGCAAGATGAAGGGCACCTCACACTTCCACAGCCTGACGTCCGAAGACAACCTGGCTCTAATGAACGCCCGGAAGATCAACAAGATTGTCAGCGAG GTGGAGTATAAGAAGGACTTGGAGAACACCAAAGGTCACAGCATCAACTTCTGTGAGACACCACAGTTTCAAAATGTTGCTAAAATCGCCAAGTTCACAAGTGAT aacaaatacaaagagaagTACAAGAGCGACATGAAGGGCCACTATGAAGACTCAGGAATCGATAAGAGAACCATGCATGCCATGAAAGCCAGGAAATTGGCTAGTGAT ATTTCTTACAAACAAGGCGGTGAGCAGGAGCCGGGTGAATACAACTACCCAGCCACCCTCACGCCAGGATACCAAAGCCAAAGAAAACTGGACCCACTGAAAGAC AAGAACTACAGGCAACACATCGACCAGGTCAAGTACAGTCAAGCAACAGACACACCTGAGATTATTTTAGCGAGGAAAAATAGTCAGCTTGTCAGCAAT CTAAATTACAAAAAAGGCTATGAAAAGACCAAACATCAGTACACACTGTCCCATGACCTTCCCCAAATCAAAACAGCCAAAGCCAATGCTGCCTTGTGCAGTGAG ATTAAATATAAGGAGGAGTGGGAGAAAAACAAGTCTAAAGCCTGCGACATCGGCGTGGACGACCTGAGTGTCAAAGCAGCTAAGGCGTCCCGTGACCTCGCCAGTAAT ATTAAATACAAAGAGACCTACATGAAGAACAAGGAAAAGGCAGTGGGGTTCAACATGAGCGACTCCAAGACTCTGCACTCTCTTCAAGTGTCCAAGATAAACAATGAT ATTGCATACAGGAAGGGTTCCAAGGAGAGCCAGGCCCAGTACAGCCTTCCTCTGGACATGATCAACCTGAGCCACGCCAAAAAGTCTCAGGCCCTCGCCAGCGACCTGGATTATCGCACAAAGCTGCACGACTACACCGCCATGCCGGATGACATCAAGATCCAGCAGGCCAAAAAGGCTTATTCCCTGCAAAGCGAG CACCAGTATCGCTCAGATCTGAGCTGGATGAAAGGAGTGGGCTGGGAGACTCAAGGATGTTTGAACATTGCCCAGGCCAAGAAGGCTGGAGATATGCTTAGTGAT ACTAAATACCGTCAGAAGGCAGACAGCATCAGGTTCACACAGGTGGCGGACAATATATCCATGGAACACGCCAAGAAGAGCCAGGAACTGCAGAGCCAC CTGGCGTAcaaagcagacacagagcagatgaTACACAAGTACACCATGACAAAAGATGAGCCCCTCTTCAGACAAGCAAAGTCTAACGCTGACCTTCTTAGTGCG aAAGTGTACAAGAGCAACTGggagaagcagagggaaaaGGGCTTCGAGCTGCGCTTGgactctctctctattctcacCGCTAAAGCCAAAAGAGACCTGGCCAGTGAT GTCAAATACAAGGAGAagtatgagaaaaacaaaggcaAGGTGATTGGCATTAAGTCCGTCAGCGATGACTCTGGGATGGCCCACTCTGCTATGGCCACCAAACTACAGAGTGACCGCCACTACAAGAAGGACTATGAGGACACTAAGACCAAATACAA CGTTCATCTGGATATGCTGAACATTAACCTGAGCCATGACAAGAAGGCTCAAGGCCTGGCCACCGAGACCAACTACAGGACTTTCCTCCACGATTACACGACTCTGTCGACTGACATGAACGTGGCCTGGGCTAAGAAGGCCTATGATCTACAGAGCGAT aAACTGTACAGATCAGATCTGAACTGGATGAAGGGCGTCGGCTGGGAGGCTGCAAAGTCTCTGGATGTCCAGCAGGCGAAGAAAGCCGGGGCACTCCTCAGCGAGGTAACCTCAAACCCTATGACCCAGAATGCACTGCTGAAATCAGCTGCAGGTTAA